A stretch of candidate division KSB1 bacterium DNA encodes these proteins:
- the rpmG gene encoding 50S ribosomal protein L33 — protein MRELVILECTECKQRNYTTDKNKRKHSGRVEFKKYCKWCNKRTIHKETR, from the coding sequence ATGAGAGAATTGGTTATTCTTGAATGCACCGAATGCAAGCAGCGCAACTATACGACTGATAAAAACAAGCGCAAGCATTCCGGTCGCGTCGAGTTCAAAAAATATTGCAAATGGTGTAACAAGCGCACGATCCATAAGGAAACACGCTAG
- the secE gene encoding preprotein translocase subunit SecE: protein MIAKIRQFFQDVKSEMAKVSWPTKEELKGETALVIIVSLAFSVFIFAVDHLLSWLIQLIY from the coding sequence ATGATCGCAAAGATAAGACAGTTCTTTCAGGATGTGAAATCCGAGATGGCCAAAGTAAGCTGGCCGACCAAAGAGGAGCTAAAGGGCGAAACGGCGCTGGTCATCATCGTTTCCTTGGCGTTTTCAGTTTTTATCTTTGCCGTCGACCATCTGCTGTCTTGGTTAATTCAGTTGATTTATTAG
- the nusG gene encoding transcription termination/antitermination protein NusG, producing MSENSEAKWYAIHVLSGHESKVKALIEKEAALAGLAHKIDNIVIPSEEITEMKDGKKRVRKRIMFPGYMLVHMVYDKQTRHLILNIPGVTNFVGRKDEPVPLKPEEAERIIGREGGRDRRVTPFRVGDLIKVIDGPFTDFTGFVDEVNEEKNKVKVMVSIFGRSTPVELDFLQVELEQ from the coding sequence GTGAGCGAAAACAGCGAGGCCAAGTGGTATGCCATCCACGTTCTTTCGGGACATGAGAGCAAGGTAAAGGCTCTCATCGAGAAAGAAGCGGCTCTTGCCGGCCTTGCTCACAAAATCGACAACATCGTCATCCCCTCCGAAGAGATAACGGAAATGAAGGATGGGAAAAAGCGGGTTCGTAAACGCATTATGTTCCCAGGTTACATGCTGGTACATATGGTTTACGACAAGCAGACGCGGCATCTCATCCTCAACATCCCCGGTGTGACCAATTTTGTCGGTCGCAAGGATGAACCTGTGCCCCTCAAACCGGAAGAAGCGGAGCGCATCATTGGACGGGAAGGCGGGCGGGATCGGCGCGTCACCCCGTTCCGGGTCGGCGATCTCATCAAAGTCATTGACGGGCCTTTCACCGATTTTACCGGCTTTGTCGATGAAGTGAACGAAGAGAAAAATAAAGTCAAAGTAATGGTCAGCATTTTCGGCCGTTCGACGCCCGTAGAACTGGATTTTCTGCAGGTGGAACTGGAACAGTAG
- the rplK gene encoding 50S ribosomal protein L11, which translates to MAKKVVAQVKLQLPAAHATPSPPVGPALGQHGVNLMEFCKAFNAKTQDKQGLIIPVIVTVYQDRTFTFITKTPPAAVLLKKAAGLEKGSGEPNRNKVGKVTKAQIREIAETKMPDLNANDIEAAMSMIEGTARSMGIVVEG; encoded by the coding sequence ATGGCAAAAAAAGTAGTTGCACAAGTCAAACTTCAACTGCCCGCTGCTCATGCCACACCTTCCCCTCCTGTGGGGCCGGCGCTGGGCCAGCACGGCGTAAATTTGATGGAGTTCTGCAAAGCCTTCAATGCCAAGACGCAGGACAAGCAGGGACTCATCATTCCGGTCATTGTGACCGTTTATCAGGACCGCACTTTTACGTTCATCACCAAGACGCCTCCGGCTGCCGTGTTGTTGAAAAAAGCCGCAGGGCTTGAAAAAGGCTCCGGCGAACCCAACCGCAACAAGGTGGGAAAGGTCACTAAGGCGCAGATTCGGGAGATTGCCGAAACCAAAATGCCGGATCTCAATGCCAACGACATCGAGGCGGCCATGAGCATGATCGAAGGTACTGCCAGAAGCATGGGAATCGTTGTGGAAGGATAA
- the rplA gene encoding 50S ribosomal protein L1 encodes MKRSKRYQEAAAKIDKTKLYPLDEAVNLVRELAPAKFDETVELAVRLGVDPRKADQMVRGTVILPAGTGKQVRVCVIAKGEKEKEAKEAGADYVGAEDLIEKIQGGWFDFDVMIATPDVMGLVGKLGRILGPRGLMPNPKVGTVTFEVGKAVRDAKAGKIDFRVDKTGIVHAIVGKKSFSPDQLKQNIQALMETIQRLKPSTAKGVYIKSVSLSSTMSPGVKIDKNTISEAA; translated from the coding sequence ATGAAACGCAGTAAACGGTATCAGGAAGCCGCGGCCAAAATCGACAAGACCAAGCTTTATCCTCTGGATGAGGCCGTGAATTTGGTGCGCGAGCTTGCGCCTGCAAAATTCGACGAAACCGTAGAGCTTGCCGTCCGTTTGGGTGTCGATCCGCGCAAGGCTGATCAAATGGTTCGCGGAACCGTTATTCTGCCGGCCGGTACGGGCAAGCAGGTTCGAGTTTGCGTGATCGCCAAAGGCGAAAAAGAAAAGGAAGCCAAAGAAGCCGGAGCCGACTATGTGGGCGCCGAGGATCTGATTGAAAAGATTCAAGGCGGCTGGTTCGATTTCGACGTCATGATCGCTACGCCGGACGTCATGGGCCTGGTCGGAAAGCTGGGACGAATTCTCGGTCCACGCGGGCTTATGCCGAACCCCAAAGTCGGTACCGTAACCTTTGAAGTCGGCAAAGCCGTCCGCGATGCCAAGGCGGGCAAAATCGATTTTCGGGTCGACAAAACCGGTATTGTGCACGCCATTGTCGGGAAAAAGTCGTTCAGTCCGGACCAACTCAAGCAGAATATTCAGGCGCTGATGGAGACCATTCAACGGCTCAAGCCCTCGACGGCCAAAGGCGTCTACATAAAAAGCGTCAGCTTGTCCTCAACCATGAGTCCCGGCGTCAAAATTGACAAGAATACGATCAGTGAAGCGGCATAG
- the rplJ gene encoding 50S ribosomal protein L10 — translation MPQPEKIAKVETITESLRKAKGVYITDFSGLTVEQMTQLRREFRKAQVGYLVVKNTLAERSCRELGMDSMIPFLKGPTGLAVAYGDPVAPVRIIVEFLKKNKEKGKPELKGALVEGQLLSAAQAEAMKDLPTREQLIAQVVGAIAAPLSGLAGTLNSLIGKFVGTLDAVREKKEA, via the coding sequence ATGCCTCAACCTGAAAAAATAGCCAAAGTCGAAACGATTACCGAAAGTCTAAGAAAAGCCAAAGGTGTTTATATCACCGACTTTTCGGGATTGACCGTCGAACAGATGACGCAGCTGCGGCGCGAATTCCGCAAAGCCCAGGTCGGGTATTTGGTGGTCAAGAATACGTTGGCCGAGCGCTCTTGTCGAGAGCTGGGAATGGATTCCATGATTCCTTTCCTCAAGGGTCCTACCGGCCTGGCGGTTGCGTACGGAGATCCGGTGGCGCCGGTGCGCATCATCGTGGAGTTTCTCAAAAAGAATAAAGAAAAAGGCAAGCCGGAGCTCAAGGGCGCTTTGGTCGAAGGTCAGTTGCTGAGCGCCGCCCAAGCCGAGGCTATGAAGGACTTGCCGACCCGCGAGCAGCTGATCGCTCAGGTGGTCGGCGCTATCGCCGCGCCGCTGAGCGGTTTGGCCGGAACGCTCAATTCGCTCATCGGCAAGTTCGTCGGCACATTGGATGCCGTGCGTGAGAAAAAAGAAGCTTAA
- the rplL gene encoding 50S ribosomal protein L7/L12: protein MVENQAAGTEVQDPEVEKFVKAIEEMTVLQLSKLVKALEKRFGVTAAAPVAVAAAPAAAAAAPAEAAEEKTEFDVILKSAGANKINVIKEVRALTNLGLKEAKDLVDGAPSEVKKGVSKEEAAEIKAKLEAAGAVVEIK, encoded by the coding sequence ATGGTAGAGAATCAGGCGGCGGGAACCGAAGTTCAGGATCCTGAAGTCGAAAAGTTTGTAAAGGCCATAGAAGAGATGACTGTTCTGCAGTTGTCTAAATTGGTAAAAGCCTTGGAAAAACGCTTCGGCGTGACGGCTGCGGCGCCGGTAGCGGTGGCTGCTGCACCGGCGGCGGCTGCTGCTGCTCCGGCTGAAGCGGCTGAAGAAAAGACCGAATTCGACGTTATCCTCAAATCGGCCGGCGCCAATAAAATCAACGTGATCAAAGAGGTTCGCGCGCTGACCAACCTTGGGCTCAAGGAAGCCAAAGATTTGGTGGACGGAGCTCCGAGCGAAGTGAAGAAGGGCGTGAGCAAGGAAGAAGCGGCCGAGATCAAGGCAAAACTGGAAGCCGCAGGCGCCGTTGTCGAGATCAAATAG